The Polyangiaceae bacterium genome includes a window with the following:
- a CDS encoding DUF1624 domain-containing protein, with the protein MTAAHSAKNTRSEPGLDAFRCLAVVMMFVVHAFRLQAPRSRSSGGALEALLELFMWAEPYVAATFLFVAGISLVLSKRKAKSTAVWLRKLALRALGLYALSVLLFVAQFGVDLPDLLASSGILSAIAVAIVLTGLMLASPKPNWALAALGIATVGVGSYLEATARTVSGLNGGPGGAVPLIAFTAFGALLARLVQRRGKRALGWVIALTAPLCAFAVFSHAAWTQNVVSRYADLGGQLAVTALWDPELLARAPHSAVVFWNHSVVGVAGLLLPLSASLAVALFAPKRAFAARGFGPVLLVGRHALAVYVMHLGVLGVLDVAGVTPPSAAWTWVTIAALFALAVAVAFVLERRPQRLLFGLRAAER; encoded by the coding sequence ATGACCGCCGCGCACTCGGCCAAGAACACGCGCTCCGAGCCCGGCTTGGACGCGTTTCGCTGCCTGGCGGTGGTGATGATGTTCGTGGTGCACGCCTTCCGATTGCAGGCGCCGCGATCGCGGTCCAGCGGCGGCGCGCTGGAGGCGTTGCTCGAGCTCTTCATGTGGGCCGAGCCCTACGTGGCCGCGACCTTCCTGTTCGTGGCGGGCATCTCCTTGGTGCTCTCCAAGCGCAAGGCGAAGAGCACGGCCGTGTGGCTGCGGAAGCTCGCGCTGCGGGCCCTGGGTCTTTACGCCCTGAGCGTGCTGTTGTTCGTGGCGCAGTTCGGCGTCGACTTACCGGACTTGCTCGCGTCGTCCGGGATCCTGTCGGCCATCGCCGTTGCCATCGTGCTCACGGGCCTCATGCTCGCGTCGCCGAAGCCCAACTGGGCCCTGGCCGCCCTGGGCATCGCCACCGTGGGCGTCGGGTCCTATCTGGAAGCGACGGCGCGCACGGTGAGCGGCCTGAACGGCGGCCCCGGAGGCGCCGTTCCGCTGATCGCCTTCACGGCCTTTGGCGCGCTCCTCGCGCGGCTCGTGCAGCGGCGCGGCAAGCGCGCCCTCGGCTGGGTCATCGCCCTCACGGCGCCGCTGTGCGCCTTCGCCGTGTTCAGCCACGCCGCATGGACGCAGAACGTCGTTTCGCGCTACGCGGATCTTGGCGGCCAGCTCGCCGTGACGGCGCTGTGGGATCCGGAGCTGCTCGCCCGCGCGCCGCACTCTGCCGTGGTGTTCTGGAATCACTCCGTGGTGGGCGTCGCGGGTCTGCTGCTGCCCCTTTCGGCGAGCTTGGCCGTCGCCCTGTTTGCACCCAAGCGCGCGTTTGCCGCCCGCGGCTTCGGCCCCGTGCTGCTCGTCGGTCGCCATGCGCTCGCCGTGTACGTGATGCACTTGGGGGTCCTCGGGGTGCTCGACGTCGCGGGCGTCACGCCGCCCTCCGCCGCGTGGACCTGGGTCACCATCGCGGCGCTGTTCGCTCTCGCCGTGGCCGTCGCCTTCGTCCTGGAGCGTCGCCCCCAGCGGCTGCTCTTCGGCCTGCGCGCCGCGGAACGCTGA
- a CDS encoding choice-of-anchor L domain-containing protein: MNRRQPTWIQVLALVAGGLAAACGARDGFLDPSEECGDAGCFGGSAGIGGTSGVGGTGGVGGVGGGGTGGIGGLGGAGGFGGGGTGGIGGFGGAGGSGGFGGGGSGGIGGFGGFGGSGGFGGGGSGGIGGFGGIGGFGGVGGFGGSGGIGGFGGIGGFGGIGGFGGIGGFGGTGGFGGTGGIGGTGGIGGTGGIGGTGGIGGTGGIGGTGGVGGSGGTGGGCSVGDCDGDGWTVADGDCCDQPGGCSVTPELVNPGAIEYIGNAVDDDCDGFFDEIDSPCDNTIASSNTANPLDYAKAMDLCQFTQEVVPQKKDQIWGVISAKLTLADGTGLPNPDGRSVRTKFGNSIFPLKGQRFAVFSTGAAAATGDTNPPFASFQPGKDNQRTSPVPQDWLAANGGTLPNSPGCPDPSGTLANDPVMLTLRIRVPTNARSFSFNAFFNSAEFPEYVCTPFNDFFVALVDANVSTNPADKNLAVYIAPNFQRYPIGVNLSHGTNLFAVCDPGPTGCAGGQPGSALCKAGPSLLSGTGFDTQTGGCGSPPNSSDLLGGGTGWLTTAGNVAAGDIMELRVAIWDTSDHVFDSLVLLDNWIWNLSPAQPGTR, from the coding sequence GTGAATCGTCGCCAACCGACCTGGATCCAAGTACTGGCATTGGTAGCTGGAGGCCTTGCAGCAGCCTGCGGAGCGCGGGATGGCTTCCTGGATCCGAGCGAGGAGTGCGGTGACGCCGGCTGCTTTGGAGGCAGCGCAGGTATCGGTGGCACAAGTGGCGTAGGTGGCACAGGTGGTGTCGGCGGTGTCGGTGGCGGCGGCACAGGTGGCATCGGCGGACTCGGGGGCGCCGGCGGCTTTGGCGGGGGCGGCACTGGAGGCATCGGAGGCTTTGGCGGCGCGGGCGGAAGCGGAGGCTTCGGCGGGGGCGGCAGCGGCGGCATTGGCGGTTTCGGAGGCTTCGGGGGTAGCGGAGGCTTCGGCGGAGGCGGAAGCGGTGGCATTGGCGGTTTCGGAGGTATCGGCGGCTTCGGAGGGGTCGGCGGTTTCGGTGGATCCGGAGGTATCGGCGGCTTCGGAGGTATCGGCGGCTTCGGAGGCATTGGCGGCTTCGGAGGCATTGGCGGCTTCGGCGGAACCGGCGGCTTCGGCGGAACTGGTGGCATCGGCGGAACCGGCGGCATCGGCGGAACCGGTGGCATCGGCGGAACCGGCGGCATCGGTGGAACCGGCGGCATCGGTGGAACCGGCGGCGTGGGCGGCAGCGGTGGAACCGGCGGCGGTTGCAGCGTCGGCGACTGCGACGGTGACGGCTGGACCGTAGCGGACGGCGATTGCTGCGATCAGCCCGGTGGCTGCAGCGTCACTCCGGAGCTCGTGAACCCGGGAGCCATCGAGTACATCGGCAACGCCGTCGACGACGACTGCGACGGCTTCTTCGACGAGATCGATTCCCCCTGCGACAACACCATCGCCTCCAGCAACACGGCGAACCCGCTGGACTACGCCAAGGCGATGGACCTGTGTCAGTTCACACAGGAAGTGGTGCCCCAGAAGAAGGACCAGATCTGGGGCGTGATCTCGGCCAAGCTCACCTTGGCGGACGGCACCGGGCTACCGAACCCCGACGGGCGCTCGGTGCGCACGAAGTTCGGCAACTCGATCTTCCCGCTCAAGGGCCAGCGTTTCGCGGTGTTCTCCACCGGTGCGGCGGCGGCCACGGGGGACACCAACCCTCCGTTTGCCTCGTTCCAGCCGGGCAAGGACAACCAACGCACGAGTCCCGTGCCGCAGGATTGGCTGGCGGCGAACGGCGGCACGCTGCCGAACTCGCCGGGTTGCCCGGATCCGAGCGGCACCCTGGCGAACGACCCGGTGATGCTCACGTTGCGCATCCGCGTGCCGACCAACGCGCGGTCCTTCAGCTTCAATGCGTTCTTCAACTCCGCGGAGTTCCCGGAGTACGTGTGCACGCCGTTCAACGACTTCTTCGTCGCGCTGGTGGATGCAAACGTCAGCACCAACCCGGCGGACAAGAACCTGGCCGTGTACATCGCGCCGAACTTCCAGCGCTATCCCATCGGTGTGAACTTGTCCCACGGCACCAACCTGTTCGCCGTGTGCGATCCAGGCCCCACGGGCTGTGCCGGCGGTCAGCCGGGCAGCGCGCTGTGCAAGGCTGGGCCGTCGCTATTGTCCGGCACCGGCTTCGACACCCAGACCGGCGGCTGCGGCTCGCCGCCGAACTCGAGCGACCTGCTCGGCGGCGGAACCGGCTGGCTCACCACTGCGGGCAACGTCGCCGCCGGAGACATCATGGAGCTCCGCGTCGCGATCTGGGACACCAGTGACCACGTGTTCGACTCGCTGGTGCTGCTCGACAACTGGATCTGGAATCTGAGCCCCGCGCAGCCCGGAACGCGCTGA
- a CDS encoding pyridoxal phosphate-dependent aminotransferase: MDHVVAEAGLAHASALGDCTRAAGLAGARHRYLEGHVRAAVAIEVRDGAYHSGGGALFHPLILEVLRRRHGEGRTSVSRRAPVGSAAHVLPPRDVGQAAGHRGRRVRQELGLAFQGFLLRAAHDAQRQHLRRRSALGFLRGVDVAPRSVHPDGRKHAYARDGEHDERPHHDQDDGDGAHLGLLLGCVHEPDGRCLPPRRSTQACLSRAPGRAFRAVFSRRTDLPLEANALTQRLAERRATGAQVLDLTESNPTRVGIPYHPDVVHALAREQCLVYAPEPFGLAAARAAVAAELSWPASQLLLTASTSEAYAYLFKLLCDPGDHVLVPAPSYPLLEHLARLESVVMDCYPLAYDGAWHIDLDAVRRATTKSTRAIVLVSPNNPTGNYLHQSELAALTELGLPLIADEVFASYPLLDVPTKASVLAAEGAVSFSLGGLSKLAALPQMKLGWIACNAPPEMLSPLLARLEIVADAFLSVATPVQLAVGDLLATRSVAHDAILKRTRANLTTLRDVLADTAATVLHVEGGWYATVRLPESQDDEAWALRFLEEDGVLVQPGYFFDFESGAYAVISLLTPEATLRDGAQRIAQRVG, translated from the coding sequence ATGGACCACGTGGTCGCTGAAGCTGGGCTCGCTCATGCGTCAGCGCTTGGCGATTGCACCCGTGCTGCAGGTCTTGCCGGTGCACGTCACCGGTACCTCGAAGGTCACGTCCGCGCTGCCGTCGCCATTGAAGTCCGCGATGGCGCGTACCACTCCGGCGGTGGAGCTCTCTTTCACCCACTGATACTGGAAGTACTGCGGCGTCGACATGGCGAAGGTCGCACAAGTGTAAGCCGGCGCGCTCCAGTCGGTAGTGCTGCTCATGTACTTCCGCCCAGAGACGTCGGACAAGCTGCCGGGCACCGCGGGCGCCGTGTCCGGCAAGAGCTCGGACTTGCCTTCCAGGGTTTCCTGCTCCGCGCAGCGCACGATGCCCAGCGCCAACACCTGCGCCGACGTTCGGCCCTCGGCTTCCTTCGCGGTGTTGATGTAGCGCCGCGCTCCGTACATCCCGATGGCCGCAAACACGCCTACGCCCGCGATGGCGAGCACGACGAGCGCCCCCACCACGATCAGGATGATGGCGACGGGGCTCATCTTGGACTTCTCTTGGGGTGCGTTCACGAGCCGGACGGTAGGTGCCTCCCCCCGCGGCGGTCAACGCAGGCTTGCCTTTCCCGAGCGCCGGGACGAGCTTTCCGGGCGGTGTTCTCCCGACGTACCGATCTGCCCTTGGAGGCCAACGCGCTCACCCAGCGCCTCGCCGAGCGCCGCGCCACGGGCGCGCAGGTGCTGGATCTGACCGAGTCGAACCCCACTCGGGTGGGCATTCCGTACCACCCCGACGTCGTGCACGCGCTCGCTCGAGAACAATGCCTCGTCTACGCTCCCGAGCCCTTCGGCCTCGCCGCCGCCCGCGCTGCCGTTGCCGCAGAGCTGTCGTGGCCCGCGTCCCAGCTGCTGCTCACCGCCAGCACCAGTGAGGCCTACGCCTACCTGTTCAAGCTGCTCTGCGATCCCGGCGACCACGTGTTGGTGCCCGCGCCGAGCTACCCGCTGCTCGAGCACCTCGCTCGGCTCGAGAGCGTGGTGATGGACTGCTATCCGCTCGCCTACGACGGCGCTTGGCACATCGACTTGGACGCCGTGCGCCGCGCCACGACCAAGAGCACTCGCGCCATCGTGTTGGTGAGCCCCAACAACCCGACGGGGAACTACCTGCACCAGAGCGAGCTTGCTGCGCTGACGGAGCTCGGTCTGCCGCTCATCGCCGACGAGGTGTTCGCCAGCTATCCGCTGCTGGACGTGCCGACCAAGGCCAGCGTGCTCGCGGCCGAGGGCGCCGTCAGCTTTTCCCTCGGTGGTCTCTCGAAGCTCGCCGCATTGCCGCAGATGAAGCTCGGTTGGATCGCCTGCAATGCTCCGCCGGAGATGTTGTCGCCTTTGTTGGCGCGCCTGGAAATCGTCGCCGATGCGTTCTTGTCCGTCGCAACGCCGGTGCAGCTCGCCGTTGGGGATCTGCTCGCCACCCGCTCCGTCGCCCACGACGCGATCCTGAAACGCACCCGAGCGAATCTGACCACGTTGCGCGACGTGCTTGCCGACACCGCCGCCACGGTGCTGCACGTGGAGGGCGGCTGGTATGCCACGGTGCGCCTGCCCGAAAGCCAGGACGACGAAGCCTGGGCGCTCCGCTTTCTGGAAGAAGACGGCGTGTTGGTGCAGCCCGGATACTTCTTCGACTTCGAGAGCGGCGCGTACGCCGTGATCAGCTTGCTCACGCCGGAAGCCACGCTGCGTGACGGCGCCCAGCGCATCGCGCAGCGGGTGGGCTGA
- a CDS encoding serine/threonine protein kinase, producing MAQPKSDFQPGATVGQYTITRRIGTGGMGEVYEALHVGLDKKFAIKTLRREHAEHETIVARFLREGQVASRIHHPNIVNVTDVGVIDGLPCLIMEYLEGEPLSAMFKREKLIPLNRLVDLMLPVIAAVHAAHKQGVIHRDLKPANIYLARNWTGDAEPKVLDFGISKLMQDPGEITKASSSFLGSPHYASPELARGDKNLDARSDQYAIGVMLYEGSCGVRPFAHRADSFMSLMYAITEADYLPLRHHRPELPAAFEATVLRAMAKHREDRFPSVHDLGRALLPFASARAKLLWEPVFGGAAVTDNEPTIREPQGVSFDPERPQITAPPRSFQPSQPSISGSFSVPPSIPTSIPDVTIAPKPESTWRDTVRVAATSLFAFLLGAGVAWGAAKLVAVSKHSDPTVFSPPEKGIEAAPVTSARP from the coding sequence GTGGCCCAGCCCAAGAGCGACTTTCAGCCCGGCGCCACCGTTGGCCAGTACACCATCACGCGCCGGATCGGCACCGGCGGCATGGGTGAGGTGTACGAAGCGCTCCATGTCGGCCTCGATAAAAAGTTCGCCATCAAGACGCTACGGCGGGAGCACGCCGAGCACGAGACCATCGTCGCTCGCTTCTTGCGCGAGGGGCAGGTCGCATCGCGCATTCACCACCCGAACATCGTGAACGTCACCGACGTCGGCGTCATCGACGGACTGCCATGCCTGATCATGGAGTACCTCGAGGGGGAGCCGCTGTCGGCGATGTTCAAGCGGGAGAAGCTCATCCCGCTGAACCGACTGGTGGATCTGATGCTCCCGGTGATCGCAGCGGTGCATGCCGCGCACAAGCAGGGCGTCATCCATCGGGATCTCAAGCCGGCCAACATCTACCTGGCCAGGAATTGGACGGGAGACGCCGAGCCCAAGGTGCTGGACTTCGGCATCTCCAAGCTGATGCAGGATCCCGGCGAGATCACCAAGGCGAGCTCGTCCTTCCTGGGCTCGCCGCACTACGCCTCCCCGGAGCTCGCCCGGGGAGACAAGAACCTCGACGCCCGCTCGGATCAATACGCCATCGGCGTGATGCTGTACGAAGGCTCCTGTGGCGTGCGGCCCTTCGCGCACCGCGCGGACTCGTTCATGTCGCTGATGTACGCCATCACCGAGGCGGACTACCTACCGCTGCGCCACCACCGTCCCGAGCTGCCCGCTGCCTTCGAGGCGACCGTTCTGCGCGCCATGGCGAAGCATCGTGAAGATCGCTTTCCCAGCGTTCACGACCTGGGCCGGGCGCTGCTGCCATTCGCAAGCGCCCGGGCAAAGCTCCTGTGGGAGCCGGTGTTCGGAGGCGCCGCGGTCACCGACAACGAGCCCACCATCCGCGAGCCGCAAGGAGTGAGCTTCGATCCCGAGCGCCCGCAGATCACGGCGCCTCCGCGCTCGTTTCAACCGAGTCAGCCGTCCATCAGCGGCAGCTTCAGCGTGCCGCCATCGATCCCCACGTCCATTCCGGACGTCACCATCGCTCCCAAGCCGGAGAGCACCTGGCGCGACACCGTGCGCGTCGCCGCCACCTCGCTGTTCGCGTTCTTGCTCGGAGCCGGCGTGGCCTGGGGCGCCGCCAAGCTCGTGGCCGTCAGCAAGCACTCGGATCCCACCGTGTTCAGCCCACCGGAAAAGGGCATCGAAGCCGCGCCGGTCACCAGCGCCCGCCCATGA
- a CDS encoding ABC transporter permease — MLAVPLRAFEGFGQLLLLTGRTLVWLIRPPYRLSQFIAMMDFVGVQSVFIVSLTGIFSGMVLSLQMVHSLKQFGAEGSVGSIVAISLAREISPVFACLMVTARAGSAMAAELGNMRVTEQVDALVTMGVSPVQYLLSPRMLASVLMCPLLCVLYSCVGMLGAWIVAVQWLSIDPGIFVANIEKYLELDDFLMGEIKSAVFGFLIAAISCRQGFYASGGARGVGQATTRAVVQSAVAILIANYFITNWLTDL; from the coding sequence CTGCTCGCGGTCCCGCTGCGCGCCTTCGAGGGATTCGGCCAGCTGCTCCTTCTGACGGGCCGCACCCTGGTGTGGCTGATCCGGCCGCCGTATCGACTGAGCCAGTTCATCGCGATGATGGACTTCGTGGGGGTGCAGTCGGTCTTCATCGTATCGCTGACGGGGATCTTCAGCGGAATGGTGCTGTCGCTTCAGATGGTGCACAGCCTCAAGCAGTTCGGCGCAGAAGGTAGCGTCGGGTCCATCGTGGCCATCTCCCTCGCCCGAGAGATCAGCCCGGTGTTCGCCTGCTTGATGGTCACGGCTCGGGCAGGTAGCGCGATGGCGGCGGAGCTCGGCAACATGCGCGTCACGGAGCAGGTGGACGCGCTGGTGACCATGGGCGTCAGCCCGGTTCAGTACTTGTTGTCGCCGCGGATGCTCGCGTCCGTCCTGATGTGCCCGCTGCTGTGCGTGCTGTACAGCTGCGTCGGGATGCTGGGCGCGTGGATCGTCGCCGTGCAATGGCTGAGCATCGACCCGGGCATCTTCGTTGCCAACATCGAGAAATACCTCGAGCTGGACGACTTCTTGATGGGCGAGATCAAGAGCGCGGTCTTCGGCTTCCTGATCGCCGCCATCTCGTGCCGTCAGGGTTTCTACGCCAGCGGCGGCGCTCGGGGCGTGGGCCAGGCGACCACCCGCGCGGTGGTCCAGAGCGCCGTCGCCATCTTGATCGCGAACTATTTCATCACGAACTGGCTCACGGATCTGTAG
- a CDS encoding TraB/GumN family protein, with amino-acid sequence MSEPSFSDHVVHLSDDGRDIWIVGTAHVSQRSVEEVEHVIATVQPDTVCVELDPMRHEVLMDEHRWRNLDVFQIIREKKVLFLLASLALSAYQKRIGEKLGVRPGAELRAAVEAAKGVGAELVLADRDIQATLKRTWANLSFWNKLRLSSVMMAAPFAANDISEEQIEELKDRDSIGEMLDQLAEAMPEVKVPLIDERDLWLMSSVDEAPGKKVVAVVGAGHVRGMLARRGEALDRDALTHIPPPSQVTRALKWVIPLIVLAAFYWGWREHSTEGLAHMLKAWIIPNSVAAALFSIVAGAKPLTVLVALVASPITSLNPTIGAGMAAGLVEAWLRKPTVDDCERLGDDVSSVRGVYKNRVTRVLLVTVMATLGSAVGAWVGASWVISLL; translated from the coding sequence ATGAGCGAGCCCAGCTTCAGCGACCACGTGGTCCATCTCTCGGACGACGGTCGGGACATCTGGATCGTGGGCACGGCGCACGTCTCCCAGCGCAGCGTGGAGGAAGTGGAGCACGTGATCGCCACGGTGCAGCCGGACACCGTGTGCGTGGAGCTCGATCCCATGCGGCACGAGGTGCTGATGGACGAGCACCGTTGGCGGAACCTGGACGTGTTCCAGATCATCCGTGAAAAGAAGGTGCTGTTCCTGCTCGCGAGCCTGGCGCTGTCGGCGTACCAGAAGCGCATTGGGGAGAAGCTCGGGGTGCGGCCGGGGGCGGAGCTCCGGGCCGCGGTGGAGGCCGCCAAGGGCGTGGGGGCGGAGCTGGTGCTGGCGGATCGCGACATCCAAGCAACGCTCAAGCGCACCTGGGCGAACCTGTCGTTCTGGAACAAGCTCCGGCTCAGCTCGGTGATGATGGCAGCTCCCTTCGCTGCGAACGACATCTCCGAGGAACAGATCGAAGAGCTGAAGGACCGCGACAGCATCGGCGAGATGCTCGACCAGCTGGCGGAGGCCATGCCGGAGGTCAAGGTGCCGCTGATCGACGAGCGCGACCTGTGGCTGATGTCGTCGGTGGACGAAGCACCCGGCAAGAAGGTGGTGGCCGTGGTGGGCGCCGGCCACGTGCGCGGCATGCTGGCGCGACGGGGAGAAGCGCTGGATCGCGACGCCCTCACCCACATTCCGCCGCCGTCGCAGGTCACCCGCGCCCTCAAGTGGGTGATCCCGCTGATCGTGTTGGCGGCGTTCTACTGGGGCTGGCGCGAGCACTCCACGGAAGGTCTGGCGCACATGCTCAAGGCCTGGATCATCCCCAACTCCGTGGCTGCCGCGCTGTTCAGCATCGTCGCCGGCGCCAAACCCCTGACGGTTCTCGTCGCGCTCGTCGCCTCGCCCATCACGTCGCTGAATCCCACCATCGGTGCCGGCATGGCCGCGGGGTTGGTGGAGGCGTGGCTGCGCAAACCAACGGTGGACGACTGCGAACGCTTGGGGGACGACGTGTCCAGCGTGCGCGGGGTGTACAAGAACCGCGTCACCCGCGTGCTGCTGGTCACGGTGATGGCGACTTTGGGCTCCGCGGTGGGGGCCTGGGTGGGTGCCAGCTGGGTGATTTCGCTGCTTTAG
- a CDS encoding OmpA family protein — MATLRKLTPLLLALAWACSPEPRMAPSTVTAENVDALKTPVATPQGAPPSPPPAVDAGAPCSDAFEPGQLARLSCDGGRILVARAIVVHPRRSLPPPKVREVLAAVAELMRAHPELLMLRVEVFGSGPAKDAEAERRALADTQARADAVFRYLWRREKISAERLEPVGRGNVASPTGNAVVLRVVQRR, encoded by the coding sequence GTGGCAACGCTCCGAAAACTCACGCCGCTCTTGCTCGCGCTCGCGTGGGCGTGCAGCCCGGAGCCGCGCATGGCGCCGAGTACGGTCACCGCGGAAAATGTCGACGCGCTGAAAACTCCAGTGGCGACGCCCCAGGGAGCGCCGCCGTCGCCGCCGCCGGCGGTGGATGCGGGGGCTCCCTGCAGCGACGCGTTCGAGCCCGGGCAGCTCGCGCGGCTGAGCTGCGACGGCGGGCGCATCTTGGTGGCGCGCGCCATCGTCGTGCATCCGCGGCGCTCGCTACCGCCGCCGAAGGTACGCGAGGTGCTCGCGGCGGTGGCGGAGCTGATGCGCGCGCATCCCGAGCTCTTGATGCTGCGCGTGGAGGTGTTCGGCTCAGGGCCAGCGAAGGACGCAGAAGCGGAGCGCCGCGCCTTGGCGGACACGCAAGCCCGCGCGGATGCCGTGTTCCGCTACTTGTGGCGGCGAGAGAAGATCTCCGCCGAACGCCTGGAGCCCGTGGGTCGCGGCAACGTGGCGTCCCCGACGGGGAACGCCGTGGTGCTTCGAGTGGTGCAGCGAAGGTGA
- the tsaE gene encoding tRNA (adenosine(37)-N6)-threonylcarbamoyltransferase complex ATPase subunit type 1 TsaE — translation MVVDLPTRRATTRLASRLAAGIEAGDLVVLSGELGAGKTFLVRAVCRALGLSARVRVTSPTFSLVHEYATRPPIAHADLYRVEVEREVRDLGLDAQRDDGMALLVEWGERFVEVLGGDALVVMLSTDPRRASLSATGEQSRSRLAALRK, via the coding sequence CTGGTCGTGGACCTCCCCACGCGCCGCGCCACCACGCGGCTGGCTTCCCGGCTCGCCGCCGGGATCGAGGCGGGAGATCTCGTCGTGCTGTCCGGAGAGCTCGGCGCCGGCAAGACCTTCCTGGTTCGCGCCGTTTGTCGTGCGCTGGGACTGTCCGCCCGCGTCCGCGTGACCAGCCCCACGTTCTCTCTCGTGCATGAGTACGCGACGCGACCGCCGATCGCGCACGCCGATCTGTATCGCGTGGAAGTCGAGCGCGAGGTGCGGGACCTGGGCCTCGACGCCCAGCGCGACGACGGCATGGCGTTGCTCGTGGAGTGGGGCGAGCGGTTCGTCGAGGTGCTTGGAGGTGACGCCCTCGTGGTGATGCTGTCGACGGACCCACGCCGGGCGAGCCTCAGTGCCACCGGCGAGCAAAGCCGCAGTCGACTCGCAGCGCTGCGAAAGTAG